A part of Candidatus Dechloromonas phosphoritropha genomic DNA contains:
- a CDS encoding baseplate J/gp47 family protein, with protein MPLPQPNLDKRRFDDLVAEMRALIPQFAPEWTNHNPSDPGVTLTELLAWVTEVNLYRANRVPPRTIANFTSLLLGESSLPSDAFKAAMSGMSASDIEREVRQVSAEVEDVFVRYAENENRVSVLIVVRTGATQLADIVATTQKQLANLWVAGPQLTVELLEGAKQRALRFFNDPYRAITTSDFEREAMLADPAVGRVAIVANPLLGSITVAVVSAAGVVASTNLLAAVKRRLEDRKLVGTRIVVRPAAYTPVDLKVRLVVRPNSLAEEAVSDTDRLVRRFFDPLAGGQDGAGWPFGRPVSVYELYRIVESVPGVDHVEAVEMNGDPDLHEVPIEDLPRISSLETVAVK; from the coding sequence ATGCCGCTGCCGCAACCCAACCTCGACAAACGCCGCTTCGACGACCTGGTCGCAGAAATGCGCGCGCTGATTCCGCAGTTCGCGCCAGAGTGGACCAACCACAATCCGTCCGATCCGGGTGTGACGCTGACCGAACTCCTCGCCTGGGTGACCGAAGTCAACCTGTATCGTGCCAATCGGGTTCCGCCGCGCACAATTGCCAACTTCACCTCGCTGTTGTTGGGCGAATCGTCGCTCCCGAGCGACGCCTTCAAGGCCGCCATGAGCGGGATGTCTGCAAGCGACATCGAACGCGAGGTCCGGCAGGTGAGTGCCGAAGTTGAAGACGTCTTTGTCCGCTACGCCGAGAACGAAAACCGCGTCTCGGTGCTGATCGTGGTGCGCACCGGAGCGACACAACTTGCCGATATCGTCGCCACTACCCAGAAACAATTGGCAAATTTATGGGTGGCGGGCCCGCAACTCACCGTTGAACTGCTGGAGGGCGCCAAACAGCGCGCTCTGCGGTTCTTCAATGACCCTTACCGCGCGATCACCACCTCGGATTTCGAGCGTGAGGCAATGTTGGCCGACCCTGCGGTTGGGCGGGTGGCCATCGTCGCCAATCCGCTGCTGGGAAGCATTACCGTCGCTGTCGTTTCTGCCGCTGGCGTTGTCGCGAGCACGAACCTCCTGGCCGCAGTCAAGCGTCGACTCGAGGACCGAAAGCTGGTCGGCACCCGGATTGTCGTCCGGCCAGCCGCCTACACTCCTGTTGACCTCAAGGTTCGGCTGGTGGTGAGGCCAAATTCCCTGGCGGAAGAGGCCGTCTCGGACACCGACCGCCTGGTCAGGCGTTTTTTTGATCCGCTTGCCGGCGGGCAGGACGGCGCCGGCTGGCCGTTTGGCCGGCCGGTGTCGGTGTATGAGCTTTATCGAATCGTCGAATCGGTACCGGGCGTGGACCACGTTGAAGCCGTCGAAATGAACGGTGACCCGGACCTCCACGAGGTGCCTATTGAAGATCTGCCGAGAATAAGCAGCCTGGAAACAGTTGCGGTGAAGTGA